DNA sequence from the Deferribacterota bacterium genome:
TAATTTGTGCGGTATATCTTCCAAATACCTTTTCTAGGGTACTACTAATTTCACCTAAGGTTGCCCTCTCCCTTGCTGCATCTATTGCTGCCTCTAGAAGATTGTGGCCCTCTTTTGCTGCTATTTCAAGCCTTTCTAATGATTTTGTTAATTTTTTTCCATCCCTTTTTTCTTTTACTTTTTTTATCCTTTCAATTTGGGCATTTAACACCTTTTTGTTATCTATTTCTAATATCTCTACATCCTCATCAGAGCCTGTCTTATATTTATTAATACCTACAATTATCTCTTCTCCTTTCTCTATTAAGGCTTGTCTCTTTGCGGCAGCTTCTTCAATCTTCATTTTCGGCAATCCTTCCTCTATCGCTTTAGTCATACCACCCAATTCTTCTATCTCATCAATAAGTATATTGGCTTGTTTGTATATTTCATTTGTTAAATATTCTATAAAATAAGAGCCTCCTAGAGGGTCAATCTCTTTACATATATTTGTTTCTTCCTGTAGAATTAACTGAGTGTTCCTTGCAATACTTGCTGAAAATTCAGTAGGTAAGCTTAGTGCCTCATCAAAGGAGTTGGTATGTAATGATTGGGTACCCCCTAAGACTCCAGCCAATGCCTCAATAGTTGTTCTTATTATATTATTGTATGGATCTACTGCTGTTAATGACCAACCAGAAGTTTGACAGTGTGTTCGTAACATCATCGATTTTTCATTTTTTGGTTCATAATAGCTCATTTTATCAGCCCACAGCAAACGGGCAGCTCTTAATTTTGCTATTTCAAAGAAAAAGTTCATTCCAATACCAAAGAAGAAAGAGAGTCTAGGAGCAAACTCATCAATACTTAAACCCCTATTTAAGGCATATCTAACGTATTCCATACCGTCAGCTATAGTATAAGCTAACTCAATAATGGGATCACCACCTGCCTCTTGTATATGATATCCGCTAATTGATATTGAGTTAAATCTAGGCATATTTTTTGCGGTATATTCAATAATATCGCCAACTATTCTCATTGAATCTTTGGGAGGATAGATATAGGTGTTTCTAACCATAAATTCCTTAAGGATATCATTTTGAATAGTTCCAGAGAGTTTATCCTGTGTAACCCCACTTTCTTCAGCAGCTACTATGAAAAAAGCTAATATAGGTGTTACTGCACCATTCATTGTCATTGAAACAGATATTTTATCTAAAGGTATATCCCTAAATAGAATTTTCATATCCTCAACACTGTCTATTGCTACACCTGCTTTGCCTACATCTAACAGGCTTCTTGGATGGTCTGAGTCGTACCCCCTATGTGTTGGCAGATCAAAGGCAACAGACAGGCCTTGTTGACCAGAGTTTAAGCATTTCTTATAGAATTCATTTGTTTCCTCTACAGATCCAAACCCAGCATATTGTCTTATTGTCCAAGGTCTATTTGTATACATAGTTGCATAAACACCTCTAATAAATGGTGGAAAACCAGGTAAACTATCTATATATTTTAATTTTTCTAGATCCGCTTTTGTATATAGAGGCTTAACATCCACTTTTTCATAAAAATTACTATAGGTTGAATCAAGAGGGCGA
Encoded proteins:
- the scpA gene encoding methylmalonyl-CoA mutase, with the protein product MSKFKEVSLGEWKKKAEKELKNRPLDSTYSNFYEKVDVKPLYTKADLEKLKYIDSLPGFPPFIRGVYATMYTNRPWTIRQYAGFGSVEETNEFYKKCLNSGQQGLSVAFDLPTHRGYDSDHPRSLLDVGKAGVAIDSVEDMKILFRDIPLDKISVSMTMNGAVTPILAFFIVAAEESGVTQDKLSGTIQNDILKEFMVRNTYIYPPKDSMRIVGDIIEYTAKNMPRFNSISISGYHIQEAGGDPIIELAYTIADGMEYVRYALNRGLSIDEFAPRLSFFFGIGMNFFFEIAKLRAARLLWADKMSYYEPKNEKSMMLRTHCQTSGWSLTAVDPYNNIIRTTIEALAGVLGGTQSLHTNSFDEALSLPTEFSASIARNTQLILQEETNICKEIDPLGGSYFIEYLTNEIYKQANILIDEIEELGGMTKAIEEGLPKMKIEEAAAKRQALIEKGEEIIVGINKYKTGSDEDVEILEIDNKKVLNAQIERIKKVKEKRDGKKLTKSLERLEIAAKEGHNLLEAAIDAARERATLGEISSTLEKVFGRYTAQIRIQNGQFSSIFKDDECFMNIKKDVDNFAKEEGRRPRILVAKIGQDGHDRGAKVIASAFSDLGFDVDMAPLFSTPKEIAKMAIENDVHVIGVSTLAGAHKEIANSLIEELKKFNIKDFKEDILIVMGGIIPKKDYDYLKKIGVISIFGPGAPILDAAEEIIENLCKKRHYASNE